CTTGCCCTCGGCCTTGAGCGCAGCCTCGGTCTCCTTGCGGATCTTCTGCGGCAGGGTCAGGGTCAGCTCGTCCATCAGCTGCAGCGGCGCCGCCGGGTAACCGGCCTGCGTGCCCGCGTGCTCGATGAACGCCGGCTCCACACCCTCGCCGACGGCCGCGATGGCCTCGTTGACGAAGGTGCCGATGACGCGGCTGGTGAAGAACCCACGGCTGTCGTTGACGACGATCGGGGTCTTGCGGATCGCGAGGGTGTAGTCGATGACCTTGGCGAGCACCTCATCGGAGGTCTTCTCACCGCGGATGATCTCCACCAGCGGCATCTTGTCGACCGGCGAGAAGAAGTGGATGCCGATGAAGTCCTCTTGGCGCTTCACACCCTGCGCGAGGCTGGTGATCGGCAGGGTCGAGGTGTTGGAACCCAGGATGGCGTCCGGCTCGACGACGTCCTCGATCTCCTGGAACACCTTGTGCTTCACCTCGACCGACTCGAATGCGGCCTCGATGACGAGGTCGACACCCTTGAAGTCGGCCGGATCGATCGTCGGCGTGATCCGCGCGAGCAGAGCGTCACTCTTCTCCTGCGTGGTCTTGCCACGCGAGAGCGCCTTCTCCTCGAGCTTCTCCGAGTAGCCCTTGCCCCGCTTGGCGGCGTCGAGGTCGATGTCCTTGAGCACGACCTCCATGCCGGCCTTGGCCGACACGTAGGCGATCGCCGCGCCCATCATGCCGGCGCCGATCACACCGACCTTGCGGGCCTGGTACTTCGGAATCCCCTCGGGGCGCGAGCCGCCACCGTTGATGTGCTGCAGATCGAAGAAGAATGCCTTGATCATGTTCTGCGCGACCTGGCCGGTGACCAGCGAGACGAAGTACCGGGTCTCGATGATGTCGGCGGTGTCGACGTCGACGTAGGCACCCTCGACCGCGGCGGCCAGGATGGCACGCGGCGCAGGCATGTTCGCACCCTTGATCTGCTTGCGCAGCAACGCCGGCAGCGCAGGCAGGTTCGCGGCGAAGGACGGGTTGGTGACCGCCCCGCCGGGCATCTTGTAGCCCTTCTTGTCCCACGGCTGCTGTGCCTCGGGGTTCTCCTTGATCCACGCCTTGGCGGCGGGCAGGAGCTCCTCGACGGAGCCGACGACCTCGTCGACCAGGCCGGTCTCCTTGGCCTTGGTCGGGTTGAAGCGCTGACCCTGCAGCAGCACACCCATGAGGGCGTTCTGGATGCCGAGCAGTCGGACCGTACGGACCACGCCGCCACCGCCGGGCAGCAGGCCGAGCGTCGCCTCGGGCAGACCGATCTGGACACCCTTGACGTCGGCCGCAACGCGGTAGTGCGTGTGCAGGGCGATCTCGAGGCCACCGCCGAGGGCGGCGCCGTTGATGGCGGCGACGACCGGCTTGCCCAGCGTCTCCAGACGGCGCATGACCTTCTTCATGGCGTTGGTGCGCTCGGTGATCGCGGTCGCGACCTCCTCCTTGGACTGGGTCCGCTCCGCGGTCATGTCCTTGAGGTCGCCACCGGCGAAGAAGGTCTTCTTGGCCGAGGTGATGACGACACCGGTGATGTCGTCCTTCTCGGCCTCGAGGCGATCGACGATGGTGGGCAGCGAGGTCATGAACAGTTCGTTCATGGTGTTGGCGCCCTGGTTGGGGTCGTCCATGGTCAGGATGACGACGCCGTCGGCGTCCTTCTCCCAGTTGAACATGTTGTCACTCATGTGTTTCGACGATTCTTTCTGTGAAGTGGACGGGTCAGAGACGCTCGATGATGGTCGCGACGCCCATACCGCCGCCGATGCACAGGGTGACCAGGCCGTAGCGGCCGCCGGTGCGCTCGAGCTCGTCGAGGCAGGTGCCGAAGATCATCGCGCCGGTCGCGCCGAGCGGGTGACCCATGGCGATCGCGCCGCCGTTGACGTTGACCTTCTCGTGCGGGATCTTCAGATCCTTCATCCACTTCATGACGACCGACGCGAACGCCTCGTTGAGCTCGAAGACGTCGATGTCGTCGACGGTCAGTCCGGCCTTCTTCAGGGCCAGCTCGGTGGCCGGGGTGGGGCCGGTGAGCATGATGGTCGGCTCGCTGCCGATCTCGGCGAAGGTGACGATGCGGCCGCGCGGGGTGAGCCCGTTGCGCTTGCCGGCCTCTTCGCT
This sequence is a window from Gordonia insulae. Protein-coding genes within it:
- a CDS encoding 3-hydroxyacyl-CoA dehydrogenase NAD-binding domain-containing protein, with translation MSDNMFNWEKDADGVVILTMDDPNQGANTMNELFMTSLPTIVDRLEAEKDDITGVVITSAKKTFFAGGDLKDMTAERTQSKEEVATAITERTNAMKKVMRRLETLGKPVVAAINGAALGGGLEIALHTHYRVAADVKGVQIGLPEATLGLLPGGGGVVRTVRLLGIQNALMGVLLQGQRFNPTKAKETGLVDEVVGSVEELLPAAKAWIKENPEAQQPWDKKGYKMPGGAVTNPSFAANLPALPALLRKQIKGANMPAPRAILAAAVEGAYVDVDTADIIETRYFVSLVTGQVAQNMIKAFFFDLQHINGGGSRPEGIPKYQARKVGVIGAGMMGAAIAYVSAKAGMEVVLKDIDLDAAKRGKGYSEKLEEKALSRGKTTQEKSDALLARITPTIDPADFKGVDLVIEAAFESVEVKHKVFQEIEDVVEPDAILGSNTSTLPITSLAQGVKRQEDFIGIHFFSPVDKMPLVEIIRGEKTSDEVLAKVIDYTLAIRKTPIVVNDSRGFFTSRVIGTFVNEAIAAVGEGVEPAFIEHAGTQAGYPAAPLQLMDELTLTLPQKIRKETEAALKAEGKDVPQHGSNAVVDWMVENGRTAKKDGKGFYEYDENGKRAGLWPGLREHFKSGSTQIPFEDMQERMLFAEALETVKCFDEGVLTSVPDANIGSIFGIGFPAWTGGVIQYINQYEGGLQGFVDRARDLASKYGKHFEPPQSLVDKAARGEKF